The DNA window ctatatagaaatacaatttacagaaaattcggaattaaaaaaaataaaagacgagtctagagaccatatagtaatatatattatttacaaataactaaaatttgatattaaaaataattaataactaacacgtatataaaatacaatatgaatattacacatttgtagtttcgtaaagttattgcaaaatttaaaattttgatgtcattcgaaaaaatttgaataatataatgagaaaacatatatactattatatgagagaaaatataatgatgcttgccgcgcaatctgcgcggggcaccacgttcgctgtggaggctagaaattcccacattagttagaaaaataagaaaaagaaaagaagaatccaagtagaagtacaatttaaaaacagctgaaattcggaattaaaaataagcaatattgaaagaagtttccatataagaacccaatatgagattaatcaaaattcgaaataaaaataaagtaaaatccaaaattagaaaaggaaatgagagtccaagtaggaatacaatttaaaaatagctggaattcggaaataaaaataaggaatattaaaagaatagtccatataagaacccaacatgagattaattaaattcagaataaaaataaataaatctgaaattagcaaaagaaaataaaagaagagtttaggtaggaatacaatataaattagctaaaattcggaattaaaattaagcaatattgaaagaagaatccatataagaacccaatacgagattaattaaaatttagaataataaaataatataatatccaaaattagaaaaaataaaagagagttcaagtagaaatacaattttgaaataactaaaattgaaaataaaaaataaaaacattaaaagaacacaatacggtattaactatttttttaaaaaaaattctggaattagaaaaagaaaaatataggaatacaatttataaataactaaaatttgtgataaaaataaagattgttgaaagaaaagaccatctaaaacacatgatgaGATAAATTGAGTAACAGGcatataaaggagtagagtggtggcagttgatacaacatataaaaattgttaataaaacaccaaataaaatcctaataatgattaaaaggagggacatcaggcaggccgtgaagcaaacaagtaaggcggttgccgggacttctaaaaagtaaagaaaataaatctcattgataatcatattcgatttttaaaatctcagtgacaataaaaaggagaagcagcgggcggggtgtataagagtatagttgcagagtcgggacttctagaaaataaaaaataaattccaacgatagttatgttcgatttttagaatcacaatgacaacaaagagtaggcggcgggcgggctgtagaggggcatagtggcatcgtttgatgggacttctaaaaattataaaaattaaaactacaagtccaatttttaaaggttcggaacttctaaaaagtaaaaaaaacaacgataatcatgttcgattttaaaatctcaatgacaatataGAAGGGAGGTAGCGGgtgagccgtagaggagtacaatggcaaagtcaCGTAcggtttgacgggacttctagaaagtaaaaaatgaaaccaaatgataattatattcaatttttaaaatctcaatgacaataaagagtagagACAGTGGACGGACCGTATAGGAGAATAATGACAACGTTTGACGGGatatctagaaattataaaaatgaaacctaatgtgacaataaactctaaaaactataaaatccaatttttaaaggttctaataagaatgaatagaaatagtggtagatcgagcaagcaaataaaagagatgacataaggggtaataactggtgtgacttttaaaaactatataattagaaacataAGGATGATagggtttggtctttcaaagtcttaagacaataagatagctatttaataaattttaagtaaaatcatatcaTACTAAAAaagtatatgattttatttgggtgctagccgcgcaattgcgcgggccacccgcTAGTTTTCTATTAAGGCAAATTGCACTTTCCATCCGGTAAAATGCATCTGGTTTCTCTTGGCACCAGTTTAACACATGCTTCCACTTTACATTAGGGTATATTAAAATAAGCTTCGTACTAAGTTCTGTCAtacaattgaagaaaaaaaaagtaaaatatgaGTAGAACATATGACACTTTTTGAATCTATACCATGTTTCATAACGTTTCTTTCAGAATTATGAAACTTTTATTGGTTTGATGATATATCATAATGTTAAGTGAAACTTTTTGAAAGAAAACCTAGTTATGCAATATAAAGTGAAAGATATACTTAATTTGGTACAGAGCAAAACACAATGCGTTTTATCTGGTGTAAATACTCCATATGAGTTACTagtatgtatacaaactttcacTTGGAACTTGAGAATAAAATATCTTgttccgaaaaaaaaaactctaatagGGAAACTTTTCGTTGTAGTAAAACTTTATTGGAGGCTATGATTTTAATTCCATTGAAAATCACTTTCAACCAAAAATGctaaaaggaaaagagaagaatTAGCCCATCTGGCCCATGTAGTTCGTTGCCCgagatggaatggaatggaaaaCGGAAATTGTATAGGATTCCTTTTTGAGATGTTGTCACGGGagaataaaactaaaaaaaaaccgCCCAACTGCCCAATTGCATTTCCAACGAGTCCAGCCTCGCCAAAGGAGGAGCTGCCATCAGAAAGGAGGATAACATGCCATCGGAAAGGGCATGTTTAGCATTTATCATTTGCTAGTATAGGGTagcaaattttgttaaaaagtTCTTCGATACCACGTGCTCTCTCTCTAGTGCTAAAATGGTAAAATCTTAgaatgcatctaaacaccaactccATACCAAAtcttttgccaccaaaacttttgccatttacCATTCCAGATAGATATAAACAGGTTGGAACTTACGATGCTTCCCTGCAAGTATACATCTTCACAGTGCAAAGTTAGCAGCAGTCGTTTGCCCTGTTCTAAAGACCGCTTAGCTATTtctgttttttaaactgctaaatagtcCATACGAAagttttctatatagaagttgtttcaaaaaattaaataatatttttttaagttttcaataattaatacttatgGTAATCGTGTTTTTTTAAGTGCAGCTAatcagtttttttcttttttggacaTTGCAGCTAATCAGTTAAAACCATTCGTAAAATAACACCCCTAAAGCTGAAAAGGCAATATATCCGTAGAATCACGGCTGTCTCAACAAGGAAGGTAAACAAATTGCAGTTGCAGAGTCAGGTTAATCCTTCCAACAATCTGCTCGCTTTCTCGCAAAGAACACCATACTTAGTGGAGTCTCAGTTGCTCTATATTAGCAGAAGGCAAAGCCTTTTTCCCGCGCTTTAGTAACCAGGCCAGATCGAGTTCGTGTCACATGGTCTTAAACTCTTCAATCTTAGTACATCAAACCAGACACACTGTTTAACCATCAGCTCATCATCACCTTACTCATGAGAAGAACTAATCCAGAGATACGGGGTAAATCAAACGCCCAATGTTTCGGAAGCTGCAGAGGAGAAGAAGTAGAGAGTACTATCGCTCAGATTCTTTGGTGCTGGTTCGTCACTGCGTCTTCTTCCTGGCGTCCTTGGCCATGCCCCTCTTGCGGATGCCGACGGACATGTTGAGGAGGAGCCTGTCCACGATGGGCTCCGGGAACGCGGAGATGAGGAACCACAGCACCGCGTGCGGCCAGTAGGGCGTGCACCTCGGCTCGTACCCGATGtagcgcacggcggcgcgggcgtacgtctccggcgacggcgcgaagAAGGACGCCTTCTTGATGGACGCCATCTTCGTCGCCGCGTACAGGGGTACCTGATTATGAGTTgcgcataaaaaaaaaaccatccaaGTCAGTCGGTGCTCGTTTCTATGAAAATTAACTTAGGGCACCCAAAAAAAACCATTAACGCGTAATTAATTGAATTGAAGATggatttatatgatattttaaatcaacttagatatagaaagttttcataaaatgcacaatagtttaaaaaacgttCTAACAAAAACTAAGataaaaatatgtatcttaattagaaaagaaagagaCAAAGATTCTGATGCGGCAGCTAAGACAATCTTGATAAACGCCGAACAGCTGACACACATAAATGGTGCCAGATAACGACGTTCCCAACAGCGACAGCGAGGATGTAAGTAATGGAAAATGAAAAACAGGTAGAGGTCGGCCAACAGATTTGTTTTAAATAGGGCTATATGGAATTCTCCTATCCTCCTAATGCTTCGCTGCATGTTATGCCCATTAATTTTCCACATGCACTGTTTGCCTGCCTTAGGAGCAGTTGGAAGAATTGAAAGCACGGTAGAAGTGCATTTAGCTTTCAGCCATGAAGGTTTCAGTTTCTTGTTGGGGCGTTATGTCATCATCGCCATGGCCATCCAGCAGATCGCGGAAGTACCCAATGTagtacaagttttttttttaggacagcATGGCAAAACCATGTTCATGTTGAAAGGACATTTCTTGGATTACTGTATAATTCAGGTGATCACTGACCATATAAAAACTTCTACTCCATAGCCCATAAACAAAAATGTAATGATTGCAATAACGGCTTCGTGcagcatatgaaaaaaaaaatggatagcAGACAACCGGGAACAATTAGAGAAATTCATGCATCGTCAGGAATGGCTATTTCGTACCTGGCATTGCACATCGATGCCTTTGTTCTTGTACTCAACATAGAGGCATCTCGAGAATTGATCAACATACCTGAAAAGATTGAAAACAGAGTTGCATGAATCACTTAAGCCCACATATGACCCTATGTTGAGTTGAATTCAGTTATATCCAGTTGTAGCTGGATGTCACACAATTGTGCTGCGGAAAATATCTATGCAAAGATTAACCAATGACCACATCACAAAGCATGAATTCCACATTCCACTAGTGAAACATATAAAAAGCGTGCAAGAAAGAGAACCTTGTGGATAGCTAAATATATGTGTTGCTTGCCAAAGTAAAATATTAAACAACATAAACATGCTGTCGTATACATTATCAAACACAGAGCAAATGATCAAGCAACTACGTTTTGAGTTCAATTTTCACAAAACTGCTGGAATACTTGaatatggccctgtttagttcccagaaactttttctcaaaaacatcacatcaaatctttggacacatgcatggagtattaaataaattaaaaaactaattgcacactTAGGgaagaaatcgcgagacgaatcttttgagcctaattaatccgtgattagccataaatgttacagtaacctacattagctaatgacggattaattaggctcaaaagattcgtctcgcggtttccagacaagttatgaaattagttttttcatttgtgtccgaaaaccccttccgacatcaaGTCAAACGtgcgatgtgacacccaaaaattttcttttcgctaACTACACAGGCCCTATATACATAATCCTACACCCTCCAACAAGTCCTCCATCTACATATAAACCCCCAGGAGAAACCTCAGTGCTCTTTTCTAGGCTTCTAGCTGAAAACCCCTGAAAATGTTGGTGGACATTTGTATCCACATGACCACTAACTCTCGATCAATAAACCCAAATCACAATATGGAAGCATAATTTTATACTAGCAGTATATAATCAAATATGAATTTAATTGACTCTAACTGTGCCAGTCCCCATTTCCGTGGTCCATGCCAGAACAACTGATCTGAGAGAGCACAAAAACTAAAAAGCTTGTACCAAAAATCTCACTGAAAGCATAAAATAATTTTCTGCCTCGTCTATGCAGTAGTAGTAAGCAAGAACACGCAGAGAAAAATCGTTACTGATGAAGAGTTGAAAGGTGAAGAAGTGAGAAGCACTCACGCCTTGGTGGCGGCGTAGACGCTGTAGAGCGGGTAGGACGGCAGGATGGAGGAGGCGCCGGAGCCGATGTTGACGATGGCGCCGCGCTTGCGCTCCACCATGCCTGGGAGCACGGCGTGGGTGACCCGGGTGAGCGCCTCGACGTTGAGGCGGATGAGGTTGCGCATCAGCTCCTCGTCCACCTCGTGGAAGTAGCGCGCGTACGGGTACGACATGCCGGCGCTGTTGACGAGCACGCCGACGTCGAGCCCGCGGATGGAGTCCCCGAGCGCGGCCACCTTGGCGGCGAGGCCCTCGGCGGCGAAGTCGAGCACGAAGGTGCGGACCTCGGCCCTGGGGTGCTTCCCCCTGATCTCCCCGGAGACCGCGGCCAGCTTGTCGGGGCTGCGGCCCACGAGCACGAGGCTCATCCCGGCGCCCGCGAAGCGGAACGCGAGCGCGCGGCCGATGCCGTCCGTGGCGCCCGTGACGACCGCCCACTCGCCGTACCGGCGGCGCAGGGGCTTCCCCGGGCGGAGGAACGCCGCGTAGAGCCACCGCGCGAGGCGCGCCGAGGCGGTCGCGGCCACCATGAGGCCCACCCcggccagcgccagcgcccACGCCGGCTGCGCGGACAGCGCGTCCATTTCTGGAGACGgggcgggcagcggcggagaccgcggcgaaggcggcggcggcggcgaggagagtgGCGAGCGTGTGCGAGTTGCGATGGAGGCAAGCGCGATCCGTTCAACTGCAGATATAATAGCGCgggcggggagagagagaggaggggacgGATGGGGGGCGGGCCGGGCTGGCAAGCGGCCTGCatcgccggggggggggggggggggggggggggggagttggGTGGGGTTGGCGTGCCACCTCGGCTGGATGAACACGCCACCGTGGAACGGctcaagaaaaatatttttttaaaaaaaaaaggtaaaaacgCATAGGCTTCATCCTACCGCTATGAATTTCTATGAAAGACTTTACCATTAAGGTTCATAAAGTCATTCTATCACATCTCTGAAAAACTAAGTCGATATATATTAAGATTCACAAAGTTATACGAACGTCTCGTGCCAACAAGTATGTTGCCTACCACTAAAAAATAGTTAGTCGTAAATACGAACACATATGTTAAGTCTAAGACTTAAACCCGTGTGGACCACAAGAAAGCTAACCAATTGAGTTATGCTCACTTCGTGactaaagaaaaatataggtgAGAAACTGGGAACCAAGAAACTTAAAAAGTACAGGCATGGTTGATAGCAACTATGATAGCCGCTCGTGAATCATGGTAATGGAGTTGATTTCcatttaaaagaaattaaattaagttACCATTTCATCTATAACGGTTAGATTATTATGCTTAGTGATGAAACCATCGGAGAGGGGTTTATTTAATAAATGGTTTTTATAACCCTATGGAGAACATGCGAattcaattatattttttacacTCTCCAATGATTCTATAACCCTACAATTTTTACAGAGGATAAATTCATTTCGTACGGAGGAGAACAACTGCTTGCTCTAAAGTCTAAACTCTGCAGCCATGAGCACCTTGCCTCACCTTCACCTTGGGTGCACGTACCGTTCAATTTCGGTGCCAACGGCACATTAGGTGCCATGAACACATTAGGTTGCATGTATGGTTCACCGGAGGCGTGGTGAACCGGGACCAGCAAGGGTTGGGCCGTTGGGCGGACAGGTGGTGCAGTTATGGTTGTTGAGGTTTGATGAGCCGAAGTAAATGGTGTGGTCAAAGTCCCACACAGATGACAGGCACGGCAGGATATTAAAAGCCCCCCCGCCTGATTTCTACTCCTCTCCTCGCACCCCACACAATCAACCATCGCACATCGCAGCGCACACAAAACGCACCGCACGCACGCGAGCTCAGCTTCTTTTCGTGCGAACAAAACGGGAGCTCGCTGTTGGTGAGGTGAAGCGCGTACTCGCTTCGTTATTGTGGTTAGCTGTCGCTGGACGATCGGTTGCtcgcccaccaccacccgctCACCACCATCACGGTTGCATCACCTCACCGCAGGTAGTATAGTACCCATCACTGGAGCAGTGGCGCCATGGGCCACCGTACAAAGGTACAAGATGGATGTTTCGACCTAAGAACAGTAGCACGAGCGTATGGGGAGAAAACTTGATcgatatattctttttttttttctggaacaaGATCGATATACtcgagaagaaaaaaacaatatgtgTACAGAagagtactccatccgtttcaaccataagacgttttaactttcgtcaaagtcaaattgatttaagtttgatcaagtttatagaaaaaagtagcaACATTTTtcacccaagacaaatttattatgaaaatatattcaattattgatttgatgacactaatttagtattataaatattactatatttatctataaatttagtcaaacttaaaatagtatAGTTTGCCTATAAACGTCtggtaacctgaaacggatggagtagaatTTACACCGCGCCCAGATACTGTTAGGGTGTACCGTGTTACATCGCAGGCTGTGAACACTGAACAGTAGAGAACTCAAAACTTGTACGTAGTAACGAATTTCCGATGAATAGAATTGTGTACAATCTCTCCATGAATGCTTCCGAGGAATCGTAAATACAGTACGTTGGAAAATTTTAACCATGGATTAAGCCAATCTACACAGGTAGTTATAGGCACCTCGTGTGGATTAATCGATCGAGCTGACCAATGGCTCAGAAAGGAAAAAATCCCAGATGGCTTAAAGCATTGGCCTAAACCACTCTCTATTTCGATATTTCGAACCAAAGCTATCTCATGCCACTCTTCTGCTTGCTTTTCTTCGTGTCTTTCTTGGAACTAGTGGAAGCACTAGCCTCTTCCTCAGCTTTCTGTTCAGCCTCGAGCACAGCCAGCTGAAGAGGGCGTGTAAGAGTCAGTTAATATGTACCAAGTCAAAAATACCGTTTTGTCTCAAAGGGGACACAACATGACAATTTTACCTCGTCGAGTATGGGTTTCAGTTCCTTATATCGAGTTTCGGCAAGATCAAAACCATCTTTGCGGAGCTCCTGGCATTGGATGAGCACGAATAAATACAGCAAACTCATACTGCCAGCAACCTAGAGAATATGATAACAGGTATGACGGGTGAAGATACTTAAGGAGCAGAAACTAACCTTTCCAGTGTGTTGAGTGTGCTCATATGCAGCCATCTGCCAGTACATATCCGTTCTCTTGTAGAAATCTTTTAGTGACTCTCCTGGCTTTAAAAGTGTGAATATGGGAATTAGTGATATATGGTTTTAATTGTTAACTGTGTGTAACAAATTATCAGCCAAGAGTTCCTCTGAGTAAACAAAGTATATGTACTTTGTCGGaacaacttcaaacaaatttagaacaaaaaaaatgttgattaCAACATTACCATTGGAGTCCTTTGAGAATCAGAAAGACCGAGCATAACCCGAATTTGCTCTATCCGAGCACGCTTCTCTTTTCTTCGCAAGTTCTTACGTTCACCCTTTATTAGCGATACAGCAGTGGACATATCGACATTCTTCTCGGCATCTTCATCAGACTATGAAAACAGTTTTAGGATTACAGATTAATAACCACACAGTATGATTGAGAGGAAATGAAAGATACACAATAGCTATAAATCTCAGAAGGATGCCATGAGAACCATGGACTTCATATTAACGTATACAGTATCCGTAATAGAAGATGAACCATCATGCAGTATTTTGGTCAAACACCAAGATTCAACTAGAAACAAACAGGCCAGAGACAGGATGTTTGGTTTGTGGCAGAATTGTGGGACACATCAAGTCAACATTATCTTCcccattttcttaaaaaacattttttgaaAATCTGTTCTAATTTGTAGAGAAAATGTAAACGTGCCTAAATCAGATATAAAGTCCTCGCCCACGCAAACTTAGAAAGATTCTATCTAGTACAGCCATTAATCATGAACTTAGCAAGATATAAATCCCAAAAATGTGTGACCAAACCTAAAATAATTTTGCATAcctcttcatcatcttcatcggTCTGATTAGCGTCATCCTCGCTATCATtctcattatcatcatcatcatcatcttcatcatcctcatcttcagaaatttCTAGCCATTCAGATTCAGATGCCTGCATAAGAAAGGTGAGTAAGGCAAGTTCAGAAACAAATGTGAATAGTCAAAAATGATAACAGATAATTTTCTGTTATCTCTGATTGAAATAAACAACACTATTAGTTAAACAACAAAATGGCAAAAAGAAGGGGCCAATCTGCAACTGACCGGTATGATACACTTCCACTCATCTAGTTTGCTAAGGTTAAGTGAATACATATCATCAAGAGTAATTTCTCTATCTTTCAATTCCATCATTCCTCCATATAAATAGAGTGTATCTTTCCCTACAGCCAAGCATGCATTGATCCGACCACCGGGTTTCACTGCCTGTAAGCAGCAAATGCTAATGAGAAACAAAAGATCATTAGAATGTAAATGTCAACATCTAAAAGAACAGCTGCAATACCTCTGGGAGTACTTCTTGTGTTGTCGAATCAGAGAGAATATCAGAGCTATTGCCTGAGCCAGCTTTATTTAAGGTTAGACTCTTGGTCAAGTGATTCGAAACCCCATGGACTTCGGATTGCCCTCCAGTAGTTTCTGAGTCCTCCATGATCTCATCCTCCTCATTACCAAGATTATCTTCCACATTGTTCGATGGTTCTTTTCTTTTGATGTCCTTTGTCTACACAtggcacccaaaaaaaaaaaaaaagaagcacaaACTGCTTTTAAGCAATGATCCAAACATTACTATATAATAGTCAATGTGAATATGTCGACAGATCGCATATGCTTATTAAGAAAATAACAGTATAATAGTATATGAGAATATGTACATATCGTATATgcttattaaaaagaaaaacaggcaTACCCTATACTACATGCTTAGTCTTTATGTCTGAACTAATGAAATAGATTCCTGCAGAGTAGACTGTGTATCAAGTACCTAAAAAATACAAACTATAAACATGAGATGGCTGGTCATGTGATTGAATTCGAGGAATCACCTTATTTTTAGCAGGCTTGTCTTTCCTGAGCTCTAAAGGATACCTGAAACAGCAAGGAAAATAATCTGAACATAGACACACAAAAATGAAGCTAAATAAGAAAGCATAACATTTCTCATCTATGCACCAGTGTGGACAATTGAAATTGGAGAATATGTGAGCCGTGGACCAGTAGTTTCAACCAAAACCAACATCGCTGAACAATTCCGCTGAAGTAAACAATAATATGCTACGAAGGGATCCCAAGAGTAAACAATAATATCACTGAACAATTCTCAAAGTAGTTATGTTATCTAGATAACCACAAGATTACAAACAAAGTTCATCCTAAGATGATAGATGAACATAACCATCAATCAGCCGAGAAAGATTTAGAcctttaataattttaaaccTAGTTAGAAGCAGTTTGCATGTCGGAATAGGAAGTGACATTAGTTAGCTGCACtgttaaataataataaagaaagTTGCAACAATACACAAAAATAGCAAGGAACAAAATAAGCAGGGATAAAACTAGCCTGTGTTACTTAAAAACAAAAGATACTCAAATGGAGTATTGAAGTATACCAGCGATGGTTGTCCAGCTGGAAACCATAGAGCTCATTCATAAACATGCTCATAATGACATCCCCTGCAATAACAAAATTGGGTTCTACAGTTAGGCCTTGAGAACTTCTACAGAAAAGGAACAAACTTGACACGCGTGGTATTTCAAATACTTAGTAAAATAACCTAAGTAGCTATGCACAGAGCAAAATTGAGCTGAAAATAACCTTCAATTTCCATATCTACCACACCACCGAAAAGAACAGCCCTTTTCTTGTGAACGCACATAGAAAACCCAGCTCTGGGGCCAGGTGGCATCCCAGTTTTCTTAACCTATTAAGAAATCAAGTGAAGGTAATAATATGCAAATCACTCAGTGGATATATGGCTTAAAGTAAAACTCGATACACTATCATGATGGAAGTTGATACAATGTTCTAAAAAATTGCAAGAGATCACCTTATTCCACTCCCAAGTACGAGGATCAAGAGTCCACATATCTGCATGAACTGTTCCTTTTTCTGATGCAGATTTGTCAGAAGAAACTACTTCTTTAAAATATCCGCCATACAGATATATCTACAGAAATAAGGGCCATTAATACTCTTGTAAACAAAAGTAGTCGAAGACAAGGTTAGTTTATAGTTAATTTAAACTCTTTTTATGAAGTATCAATGTCCTAGCTTTAAATCCAAAAAGACCTACCTGATCTTGGTATACCATTAGCTGAAAGCCACTTCTTGGACTTGGCCACAAGCACCCAGGGCGAGGCTTGATCTCCTCCCACTGAAATACAAATATTCCCAGTAAGAGTATTAAAATAAATGACTT is part of the Oryza glaberrima chromosome 4, OglaRS2, whole genome shotgun sequence genome and encodes:
- the LOC127772362 gene encoding very-long-chain 3-oxoacyl-CoA reductase 1-like, with protein sequence MDALSAQPAWALALAGVGLMVAATASARLARWLYAAFLRPGKPLRRRYGEWAVVTGATDGIGRALAFRFAGAGMSLVLVGRSPDKLAAVSGEIRGKHPRAEVRTFVLDFAAEGLAAKVAALGDSIRGLDVGVLVNSAGMSYPYARYFHEVDEELMRNLIRLNVEALTRVTHAVLPGMVERKRGAIVNIGSGASSILPSYPLYSVYAATKAYVDQFSRCLYVEYKNKGIDVQCQVPLYAATKMASIKKASFFAPSPETYARAAVRYIGYEPRCTPYWPHAVLWFLISAFPEPIVDRLLLNMSVGIRKRGMAKDARKKTQ
- the LOC127772216 gene encoding uncharacterized protein LOC127772216, which encodes MGKKQKKPGKGKEKTERKTAKGEEKRARREARKVGEEDDIDAILRSIQKEEAKKKEVHVDENVPAPSPRSNCSLTINPLKDTELVLYGGEFYNGSKTFVYGDLYRYDVEKNEWKLVSSPNSPPPRSAHQTVAWKNNIYMFGGEFTSPNQERFHHYKDFWSLDLKTNQWEQILAKGCPSARSGHRMVLYKHKIVLFGGFYDTLREVRYYNDLHVFDLDNFKWEEIKPRPGCLWPSPRSGFQLMVYQDQIYLYGGYFKEVVSSDKSASEKGTVHADMWTLDPRTWEWNKVKKTGMPPGPRAGFSMCVHKKRAVLFGGVVDMEIEGDVIMSMFMNELYGFQLDNHRWYPLELRKDKPAKNKTKDIKRKEPSNNVEDNLGNEEDEIMEDSETTGGQSEVHGVSNHLTKSLTLNKAGSGNSSDILSDSTTQEVLPEAVKPGGRINACLAVGKDTLYLYGGMMELKDREITLDDMYSLNLSKLDEWKCIIPASESEWLEISEDEDDEDDDDDDNENDSEDDANQTDEDDEESDEDAEKNVDMSTAVSLIKGERKNLRRKEKRARIEQIRVMLGLSDSQRTPMPGESLKDFYKRTDMYWQMAAYEHTQHTGKELRKDGFDLAETRYKELKPILDELAVLEAEQKAEEEASASTSSKKDTKKSKQKSGMR